A genomic stretch from Pomacea canaliculata isolate SZHN2017 linkage group LG2, ASM307304v1, whole genome shotgun sequence includes:
- the LOC112557427 gene encoding dopamine beta-hydroxylase-like isoform X2: MLRLSKMLCILTVLMNVAAPALAAVSSSCAALQDPTVQYFDLRLPNMDVPSTSLTTYICKAFEIPLPKDQEYHAVAFEPLIANKAVMHHMILFSCSGMADEMFEKHQCGSNDNHCRTWMAQWSMGIEGVICSHNQAGVRFGGSESSQLLLQIHWNNEALKSGLTDNSGMRVYFTSKLRPYNLGHVQVGQQDVEIPPGALRHAVSGGCSGQCTQQLLPHPIHLTSAHIHMHYLGAGGWLEVVHSNGTTTQVLFDDSYDYNHPVLHVLDNIVTVLPGDYLRLTCLFSSKDGAQKRTQTIYFGEGSDGEMCYAFISYFPLVHGFDQCLQFDVHEVNCAPNGYSEYLYCISRGQQDIISHFLPAAQEACNNHETDISCDLKSTCVQAMNSLYDHKCMQGRIGHYFKTRILPSLPSWKQTAVVQDHYIKQCTQSTIM; encoded by the exons ATGTTGAGATTGTCAAAG ATGCTGTGCATACTAACAGTTTTGATGAATGTTGCTGCACCTGCACTTGCAGCAGTATCTTCCAGTTGTGCTGCACTTCAAGATCCTACAGTGCAATATTTTGATCTTCGTCTTCCAAACATGGATGTGCCAAGCACTTCATTAACAACCTACATATGCAAAGCATTTGAG aTTCCTCTTCCAAAAGATCAAGAATACCATGCAGTAGCCTTTGAGCCTCTGATAGCAAACAAGGCTGTGATGCATCACATGATTCTCTTCAGCTGTTCTGGAATGGCAGATGAG ATGTTTGAAAAACACCAGTGTGGAAGTAATGATAACCACTGCAGAACATGGATGGCACAATGGTCAATGGGTATTGAAGGGGTTATCTGCTCTCACAATCAAGCTGGTGTTCGCTTTGGAGGCAGTGAGAGTTCTCAACTTCTGCTACAGATCCATTGGAATAATGAAGCTCTCAAGTCTGGTCTTACTG ATAACTCTGGCATGCGAGTATACTTCACCTCCAAGTTGCGTCCATACAACCTTGGCCATGTTCAGGTGGGTCAGCAAGATGTGGAAATCCCACCGGGTGCGTTGCGCCATGCTGTGAGTGGGGGCTGCAGTGGGCAGTGTACTCAACAGCTTCTGCCACACCCCATTCACCTGACATCGGCACACATCCACATGCATTACCTTG GTGCAGGAGGTTGGCTGGAAGTAGTCCACAGCAATGGTACAACAACACAAGTTTTGTTTGATGATAGCTACGATTACAACCACCCTGTTTTGCATGTCCTTGACAACATAGTAACTGTTCTACCTG GCGACTACCTGCGCTTGACGTGCCTTTTCAGCTCAAAGGATGGTGCCCAGAAGAGAACTCAGACTATTTACTTTGGTGAGGGATCTGAT GGTGAGATGTGCTATGCATTTATTTCCTATTTTCCTCTGGTCCATGGATTTGATCAGTGCCTTCAATTTGATGTGCATGAAGTCAACTGTGCTCCAAATGGat attCTGAATATTTGTACTGCATTAGTCGGGGTCAGCAAGACATAATCTCTCATTTTCTACCCGCTGCTCAAGAGGCTTGCAACAACCATGAAACTGACATCTCTTGTGATCTTAAGAGCACTTGTGTACAAGCTATGAATTCTCTGTATGATCACAAATGTATGCAG GGTCGAATTGGTCACTACTTCAAGACTCGCATCCTGCCATCGTTACCCAGTTGGAAGCAGACTGCTGTTGTACAGGATCATTATATCAAGCAGTGCACTCAGTCGACCATAATGTAA
- the LOC112557427 gene encoding dopamine beta-hydroxylase-like isoform X4: MLCILTVLMNVAAPALAAVSSSCAALQDPTVQYFDLRLPNMDVPSTSLTTYICKAFEIPLPKDQEYHAVAFEPLIANKAVMHHMILFSCSGMADEMFEKHQCGSNDNHCRTWMAQWSMGIEGVICSHNQAGVRFGGSESSQLLLQIHWNNEALKSGLTDNSGMRVYFTSKLRPYNLGHVQVGQQDVEIPPGALRHAVSGGCSGQCTQQLLPHPIHLTSAHIHMHYLGAGGWLEVVHSNGTTTQVLFDDSYDYNHPVLHVLDNIVTVLPGDYLRLTCLFSSKDGAQKRTQTIYFGEGSDGEMCYAFISYFPLVHGFDQCLQFDVHEVNCAPNGYSEYLYCISRGQQDIISHFLPAAQEACNNHETDISCDLKSTCVQAMNSLYDHKCMQGRIGHYFKTRILPSLPSWKQTAVVQDHYIKQCTQSTIM; the protein is encoded by the exons ATGCTGTGCATACTAACAGTTTTGATGAATGTTGCTGCACCTGCACTTGCAGCAGTATCTTCCAGTTGTGCTGCACTTCAAGATCCTACAGTGCAATATTTTGATCTTCGTCTTCCAAACATGGATGTGCCAAGCACTTCATTAACAACCTACATATGCAAAGCATTTGAG aTTCCTCTTCCAAAAGATCAAGAATACCATGCAGTAGCCTTTGAGCCTCTGATAGCAAACAAGGCTGTGATGCATCACATGATTCTCTTCAGCTGTTCTGGAATGGCAGATGAG ATGTTTGAAAAACACCAGTGTGGAAGTAATGATAACCACTGCAGAACATGGATGGCACAATGGTCAATGGGTATTGAAGGGGTTATCTGCTCTCACAATCAAGCTGGTGTTCGCTTTGGAGGCAGTGAGAGTTCTCAACTTCTGCTACAGATCCATTGGAATAATGAAGCTCTCAAGTCTGGTCTTACTG ATAACTCTGGCATGCGAGTATACTTCACCTCCAAGTTGCGTCCATACAACCTTGGCCATGTTCAGGTGGGTCAGCAAGATGTGGAAATCCCACCGGGTGCGTTGCGCCATGCTGTGAGTGGGGGCTGCAGTGGGCAGTGTACTCAACAGCTTCTGCCACACCCCATTCACCTGACATCGGCACACATCCACATGCATTACCTTG GTGCAGGAGGTTGGCTGGAAGTAGTCCACAGCAATGGTACAACAACACAAGTTTTGTTTGATGATAGCTACGATTACAACCACCCTGTTTTGCATGTCCTTGACAACATAGTAACTGTTCTACCTG GCGACTACCTGCGCTTGACGTGCCTTTTCAGCTCAAAGGATGGTGCCCAGAAGAGAACTCAGACTATTTACTTTGGTGAGGGATCTGAT GGTGAGATGTGCTATGCATTTATTTCCTATTTTCCTCTGGTCCATGGATTTGATCAGTGCCTTCAATTTGATGTGCATGAAGTCAACTGTGCTCCAAATGGat attCTGAATATTTGTACTGCATTAGTCGGGGTCAGCAAGACATAATCTCTCATTTTCTACCCGCTGCTCAAGAGGCTTGCAACAACCATGAAACTGACATCTCTTGTGATCTTAAGAGCACTTGTGTACAAGCTATGAATTCTCTGTATGATCACAAATGTATGCAG GGTCGAATTGGTCACTACTTCAAGACTCGCATCCTGCCATCGTTACCCAGTTGGAAGCAGACTGCTGTTGTACAGGATCATTATATCAAGCAGTGCACTCAGTCGACCATAATGTAA
- the LOC112557427 gene encoding dopamine beta-hydroxylase-like isoform X1 encodes MLLTVQFLFLVLCEKCSSADYNIYFIFSASVLIKMLCILTVLMNVAAPALAAVSSSCAALQDPTVQYFDLRLPNMDVPSTSLTTYICKAFEIPLPKDQEYHAVAFEPLIANKAVMHHMILFSCSGMADEMFEKHQCGSNDNHCRTWMAQWSMGIEGVICSHNQAGVRFGGSESSQLLLQIHWNNEALKSGLTDNSGMRVYFTSKLRPYNLGHVQVGQQDVEIPPGALRHAVSGGCSGQCTQQLLPHPIHLTSAHIHMHYLGAGGWLEVVHSNGTTTQVLFDDSYDYNHPVLHVLDNIVTVLPGDYLRLTCLFSSKDGAQKRTQTIYFGEGSDGEMCYAFISYFPLVHGFDQCLQFDVHEVNCAPNGYSEYLYCISRGQQDIISHFLPAAQEACNNHETDISCDLKSTCVQAMNSLYDHKCMQGRIGHYFKTRILPSLPSWKQTAVVQDHYIKQCTQSTIM; translated from the exons ATGCTGCTGACtgtacaatttctttttctagtaCTTTGTGAGAAATGCAGCTCGGCAGactacaacatttattttattttctcagcaTCTGTCTTAATCAAG ATGCTGTGCATACTAACAGTTTTGATGAATGTTGCTGCACCTGCACTTGCAGCAGTATCTTCCAGTTGTGCTGCACTTCAAGATCCTACAGTGCAATATTTTGATCTTCGTCTTCCAAACATGGATGTGCCAAGCACTTCATTAACAACCTACATATGCAAAGCATTTGAG aTTCCTCTTCCAAAAGATCAAGAATACCATGCAGTAGCCTTTGAGCCTCTGATAGCAAACAAGGCTGTGATGCATCACATGATTCTCTTCAGCTGTTCTGGAATGGCAGATGAG ATGTTTGAAAAACACCAGTGTGGAAGTAATGATAACCACTGCAGAACATGGATGGCACAATGGTCAATGGGTATTGAAGGGGTTATCTGCTCTCACAATCAAGCTGGTGTTCGCTTTGGAGGCAGTGAGAGTTCTCAACTTCTGCTACAGATCCATTGGAATAATGAAGCTCTCAAGTCTGGTCTTACTG ATAACTCTGGCATGCGAGTATACTTCACCTCCAAGTTGCGTCCATACAACCTTGGCCATGTTCAGGTGGGTCAGCAAGATGTGGAAATCCCACCGGGTGCGTTGCGCCATGCTGTGAGTGGGGGCTGCAGTGGGCAGTGTACTCAACAGCTTCTGCCACACCCCATTCACCTGACATCGGCACACATCCACATGCATTACCTTG GTGCAGGAGGTTGGCTGGAAGTAGTCCACAGCAATGGTACAACAACACAAGTTTTGTTTGATGATAGCTACGATTACAACCACCCTGTTTTGCATGTCCTTGACAACATAGTAACTGTTCTACCTG GCGACTACCTGCGCTTGACGTGCCTTTTCAGCTCAAAGGATGGTGCCCAGAAGAGAACTCAGACTATTTACTTTGGTGAGGGATCTGAT GGTGAGATGTGCTATGCATTTATTTCCTATTTTCCTCTGGTCCATGGATTTGATCAGTGCCTTCAATTTGATGTGCATGAAGTCAACTGTGCTCCAAATGGat attCTGAATATTTGTACTGCATTAGTCGGGGTCAGCAAGACATAATCTCTCATTTTCTACCCGCTGCTCAAGAGGCTTGCAACAACCATGAAACTGACATCTCTTGTGATCTTAAGAGCACTTGTGTACAAGCTATGAATTCTCTGTATGATCACAAATGTATGCAG GGTCGAATTGGTCACTACTTCAAGACTCGCATCCTGCCATCGTTACCCAGTTGGAAGCAGACTGCTGTTGTACAGGATCATTATATCAAGCAGTGCACTCAGTCGACCATAATGTAA
- the LOC112557430 gene encoding putative tRNA (cytidine(32)/guanosine(34)-2'-O)-methyltransferase — MGRSSKDKRDVYYRLAKEEGWRARSAFKLLQINDDFNIFEGVKRVVDLCAAPGSWSQVLSKKLRGQENKEADVKIVAVDLQAMAPIPGVIQIQGDITKKSTAEEIIGHFEGQHADLVICDGAPDVTGLHDIDEYIQAQLLLAALNITTHVLKHGGTFVAKIFRGKDVTLLYSQLKIFFPLVTVYKPRSSRNSSIEAFVVCQNYSPPPGYIPNMSNPLLDHHYDVDFNSLEGPNRVIVPFLACGDLSGFDSDKTYPLELVKGQEYSYHEPTQLPINPPYKEACYLRKNDLLAKPKVSAEDKDKSAPQQVNVEQASSSDCQNENDATSPLCSSLQKSSLHAE, encoded by the exons ATGGGTCGATCGTCAAAAGACAAACGTGATGTTTACTACCGCCTGGCGAAAGAAGAAGGCTGGAGAGCACGCAGTGCCTTTAAGCTGCTTCAGATAAACGATGACTTTAACATATTTGAAG GCGTTAAGAGAGTGGTTGATCTGTGTGCTGCTCCAGGAAGCTGGAGTCAGGTGTTATCAAAAAAACTAAG AgggcaggaaaacaaagaagcagaTGTCAAAATTGTGGCAGTGGACTTACAGGCTATGGCCCCTATCCCAGGTGTCATTCAGATACAAGGGGATATTACTAAG AAATCCACTGCAGAGGAAATTATTGGCCACTTTGAGGGTCAGCATGCAGACCTTGTCATTTGTGATGGTGCTCCAGATG TGACTGGTCTTCATGACATTGATGAGTACATCCAAGCTCAGCTTCTCCTTGCT gctttgAACATTACAACTCATGTCTTGAAGCATGGAGGCACATTTGTGGCTAAG atatTCCGTGGAAAAGATGTTACTTTACTGTACTCACAACTAAAGATATTCTTTCCTCTTGTTACTGTGTACAAACCACGTAGCAGCAGAAATTCTAGTATAG AAGCTTTTGTGGTCTGTCAGAACTACAGCCCTCCACCTGGCTACATACCCAACATGTCTAACCCCCTACTGGATCATCATTATG aTGTTGACTTTAATAGCTTAGAGGGACCCAATCGTGTGATCGTACCATTTCTGGCATGTGGTGATCTTAGTGGTTTTGACTCAGACAAAACATATCCATTAGAG cttgtgaAAGGTCAAGAGTATTCTTACCATGAGCCCACACAGCTGCCAATCAACCCACCTTACAAAGAAGCATGCTACCTTCGGAAGAATGATTTACTGGCAAAACCAAAGGTTTCTgcagaagacaaagacaaaagtgCACCACAGCAAGTGAATGTAGAACAGGCATCATCCTCAGActgtcaaaatgaaaatgatgcaACCAGTCCTTTGTGCTCAAGCTTACAGAAATCTTCACTGCATGCAGAGTAG
- the LOC112557427 gene encoding dopamine beta-hydroxylase-like isoform X3: MHRMLCILTVLMNVAAPALAAVSSSCAALQDPTVQYFDLRLPNMDVPSTSLTTYICKAFEIPLPKDQEYHAVAFEPLIANKAVMHHMILFSCSGMADEMFEKHQCGSNDNHCRTWMAQWSMGIEGVICSHNQAGVRFGGSESSQLLLQIHWNNEALKSGLTDNSGMRVYFTSKLRPYNLGHVQVGQQDVEIPPGALRHAVSGGCSGQCTQQLLPHPIHLTSAHIHMHYLGAGGWLEVVHSNGTTTQVLFDDSYDYNHPVLHVLDNIVTVLPGDYLRLTCLFSSKDGAQKRTQTIYFGEGSDGEMCYAFISYFPLVHGFDQCLQFDVHEVNCAPNGYSEYLYCISRGQQDIISHFLPAAQEACNNHETDISCDLKSTCVQAMNSLYDHKCMQGRIGHYFKTRILPSLPSWKQTAVVQDHYIKQCTQSTIM, from the exons ATGCATAGG ATGCTGTGCATACTAACAGTTTTGATGAATGTTGCTGCACCTGCACTTGCAGCAGTATCTTCCAGTTGTGCTGCACTTCAAGATCCTACAGTGCAATATTTTGATCTTCGTCTTCCAAACATGGATGTGCCAAGCACTTCATTAACAACCTACATATGCAAAGCATTTGAG aTTCCTCTTCCAAAAGATCAAGAATACCATGCAGTAGCCTTTGAGCCTCTGATAGCAAACAAGGCTGTGATGCATCACATGATTCTCTTCAGCTGTTCTGGAATGGCAGATGAG ATGTTTGAAAAACACCAGTGTGGAAGTAATGATAACCACTGCAGAACATGGATGGCACAATGGTCAATGGGTATTGAAGGGGTTATCTGCTCTCACAATCAAGCTGGTGTTCGCTTTGGAGGCAGTGAGAGTTCTCAACTTCTGCTACAGATCCATTGGAATAATGAAGCTCTCAAGTCTGGTCTTACTG ATAACTCTGGCATGCGAGTATACTTCACCTCCAAGTTGCGTCCATACAACCTTGGCCATGTTCAGGTGGGTCAGCAAGATGTGGAAATCCCACCGGGTGCGTTGCGCCATGCTGTGAGTGGGGGCTGCAGTGGGCAGTGTACTCAACAGCTTCTGCCACACCCCATTCACCTGACATCGGCACACATCCACATGCATTACCTTG GTGCAGGAGGTTGGCTGGAAGTAGTCCACAGCAATGGTACAACAACACAAGTTTTGTTTGATGATAGCTACGATTACAACCACCCTGTTTTGCATGTCCTTGACAACATAGTAACTGTTCTACCTG GCGACTACCTGCGCTTGACGTGCCTTTTCAGCTCAAAGGATGGTGCCCAGAAGAGAACTCAGACTATTTACTTTGGTGAGGGATCTGAT GGTGAGATGTGCTATGCATTTATTTCCTATTTTCCTCTGGTCCATGGATTTGATCAGTGCCTTCAATTTGATGTGCATGAAGTCAACTGTGCTCCAAATGGat attCTGAATATTTGTACTGCATTAGTCGGGGTCAGCAAGACATAATCTCTCATTTTCTACCCGCTGCTCAAGAGGCTTGCAACAACCATGAAACTGACATCTCTTGTGATCTTAAGAGCACTTGTGTACAAGCTATGAATTCTCTGTATGATCACAAATGTATGCAG GGTCGAATTGGTCACTACTTCAAGACTCGCATCCTGCCATCGTTACCCAGTTGGAAGCAGACTGCTGTTGTACAGGATCATTATATCAAGCAGTGCACTCAGTCGACCATAATGTAA